One Helianthus annuus cultivar XRQ/B chromosome 12, HanXRQr2.0-SUNRISE, whole genome shotgun sequence genomic region harbors:
- the LOC110869074 gene encoding cyclin-dependent kinase B2-2, which translates to MESTKTAMEAFEKLEKVGEGTYGKVYKAREKATGKIVALKKTKLHEDEEGVPPTTLREISILRMLSRDPHVVKLMDVKQGVNKNGNTVLYLVFEYVETDLKKFIRSYRQTGENIPPKVIKSLMYQLCEGVAFCHSHGVLHRDLKPHNLLMDRKTLMLKIADLGLARAFKVPLPKYTHEILTLWYRAPEVLLGSTHYSTAVDMWSVGCIFAELVTKTAIFAGDSELQQLLHIFRLLGTPNEEIWPGVSKLKDWHEYPQWKPKPVSTAVPNLDQDGLDLLSKMFEYEPSKRISAKKAMEHPYFDDLDKNNP; encoded by the exons ATGGAGTCCACAAAGACGGCAATGGAGGCGTTCGAGAAGCTCGAAAAGGTCGGTGAAGGCACCTATGGAAAAGTATACAAAGCCAGAGAGAAAGCCACCGGCAAAATTGTTGCTCTCAAGAAAACTAAACTTCATGAAGACGAAGAAGGCGTTCCGCCTACTACGCTCCGAGAGATCTCGATCCTGCGGATGCTCTCACGTGATCCTCATGTGGTTAA GCTGATGGATGTGAAGCAAGGTGTGAATAAAAATGGGAATACTGTTCTGTACTTGGTGTTCGAGTATGTGGAAACTGATTTGAAGAAATTCATCCGCTCGTATCGCCAAACTGGTGAAAACATTCCACCCAAAGTCATCAAG AGCTTGATGTACCAGCTTTGTGAAGGTGTTGCTTTCTGTCATTCTCATGGTGTATTGCACAGGGATCTTAAACCCCACAATCTTTTGATGGACCGAAAGACATTGATGCTTAAAATAGCCGATCTTGGACTAGCCCGAGCTTTTAAAGTACCACTACCAAAGTATACTCATGAG ATTTTGACCCTTTGGTACAGGGCTCCTGAGGTCCTTTTGGGTTCCACCCATTATTCGACCGCAGTTGACATGTGGTCTGTTGGCTGCATATTTG CTGAACTAGTCACAAAAACCGCGATCTTTGCTGGAGATTCTGAGCTTCAACAGTTGCTGCATATCTTCAG GTTATTGGGTACTCCGAACGAAGAAATCTGGCCCGGAGTGAGCAAGCTCAAGGACTGGCACGAGTATCCCCAATGGAAACCGAAGCCAGTTTCAACTGCTGTACCGAATCTGGATCAAGACGGCCTTGATCTCCTTTCG AAAATGTTTGAGTATGAACCATCAAAAAGGATTTCGGCTAAGAAAGCAATGGAACATCCATACTTTGATGATCTTGACAAGAACAATCCATGA